The Balaenoptera acutorostrata chromosome 10, mBalAcu1.1, whole genome shotgun sequence genome has a window encoding:
- the VPS52 gene encoding vacuolar protein sorting-associated protein 52 homolog isoform X2 — translation MEQMLGAFQSDLSSISSEIRTLQEQSGAMNIRLRNRQAVRGKLGELVDGLVVPSALVTAILEAPVTEPRFLEQLQELDAKAAAVREQEARGTAACADVRGVLDRLRIKAVTKIREFILQKIYSFRKPMTNYQIPQTALLKYRFFYQFLLGNERATAKEIRDEYVETLSKIYLSYYRSYLGRLMKVQYEEVAEKDDLMGVEDTAKKGFFSKPSLRSRNTIFTLGTRGSVISPTELEAPILVPHTAQRGEQRYPFEALFRSQHYALLDNSCREYLFICEFFVVSGSAAQDLFHAVMGRTLSMTLKHLESYLTDCYDAIAVFLCIHIVLRFRNIAAKRDVPALDRYWEQVLALLWPRFELILEMNVQSVRSTDPQRLGGLDTRPHYITRRYAEFSSALVSINQTIPNERTMQLLGQLQVEVENFVLRVAAEFSSRKEQLVFLINNYDMMLGVLMERAADDSKEVESFQQLLNARTQEFIEELLSPPFGGLVAFVKEAEALIERGQAERLRGEEARVTQLIRGFGSSWKSSVESLSQDVMRSFTNFKNGTSIIQGALTQLIQLYHRFHRVLSQPQLRALPARAELINIHHLMVELKKHKPNF, via the exons ATGGAGCAGATGTTGGGAGCTTTTCAGAGTGATCTCAGCTCCATCAGCTCTGAGATCCGGACACTGCAGGAGCAGTCAGGAGCCATGAACATTCGGCTTCGAAACCGCCAGGCTGTCCGGGGGAAACTCGGGGAGCTTGTCGATGGTCTGGTGGTGCCCTCTGCTCTGGTCAC GGCAATTCTGGAGGCACCAGTCACAGAGCCCCGGTTCCTGGAGCAGCTGCAGGAGCTGGATGCCAAGGCAGCTGCAGTCCGAGAGCAGGAGGCTAGGGGCACAGCGGCCTGCGCAGACGTCCGAGGCGTGCTCGACCGGCTCCGGAtcaag GCAGTGACGAAGATCCGAGAGTTCATCCTTCAGAAGATCTATTCCTTCAGAAAACCAATGACCAACTATCAGATCCCCCAGACGGCCCTGCTGAAGTACAG GTTTTTCTATCAGTTCCTGCTGGGCAACGAACGGGCCACCGCAAAGGAGATCAGGGACGAGTACGTGGAGACGCTGAGCAAGATCTACCTGTCCTACTACCGCTCTTACCTGGGGCGGCTCATGAAGGTGCAG TATGAGGAAGTCGCTGAGAAGGATGATCTAATGGGCGTGGAAGATACAGCCAAGAAAG GATTCTTCTCAAAGCCATCCCTCCGCAGCAGGAACACCATCTTCACCCTGGGGACCAGGGGCTCTGTCATCTCCCCCACTGAACTGGAAGCCCCCATCCTTGTGCCCCACACGGCCCAGCGGGGAGAACAGAGG TATCCTTTTGAGGCCCTCTTCCGCAGCCAGCACTACGCCCTCCTCGACAACTCCTGCCGTGAATACCTTTTCATCTGTGAATTCTTTGTGGTGTCTGGCTCGGCTGCACAGGACCTCTTCCACGCCGTCATGGGCCGCACGCTCAGCATGACCCTG AAACACCTGGAGTCTTACCTCACTGACTGCTACGATGCCATTGCTGTTTTTCTCTGTATCCATATTGTCCTCCGATTCCGCAACATTGCAGCCAAGAGGGATGTTCCTGCCCTGGACAG GTACTGGGAACAAGTGCTTGCCTTGCTGTGGCCACGGTTTGAACTGATCCTGGAGATGAACGTCCAGAGTGTCCGCAGCACTGACCCTCAGCGCCTCGGGGGGCTGGACACTCGGCCTCACTAC ATCACACGCCGCTATGCAGAGTTCTCCTCTGCTCTTGTCAGCATCAATCAGACGATTCCCAATGAACGGACGATGCAGCTGCTGGGCCAGCTACAG gtggagGTGGAGAATTTTGTCCTCCGAGTGGCAGCCGAGTTCTCCTCAAGGAAGGAGCAGCTTGTGTTTCTGATCAACAACTACGACATGATGCTGGGGGTGCTGATG GAGCGGGCTGCGGATGACAGCAAAGAGGTTGAAAGTTTCCAACAGCTGCTCAATGCTCGTACACAG GAATTCATTGAAGAATTGCTGTCTCCCCCCTTTGGGGGTCTGGTGGCATTTGTGAAGGAAGCTGAGGCTTTGATTGAGCGTGGACAAGCTGAACGACTTCGAGGGGAAGAAG CCCGGGTTACTCAGCTAATCCGTGGCTTTGGTAGTTCCTGGAAATCATCGGTGGAGTCTCTGAGTCAGGATGTAATGCGGAGTTTCACCAACTTCAAAAATGGAACCAGTATCATCCAG GGAGCGCTGACCCAGCTGATCCAGCTCTATCATCGCTTCCACCGGGTGCTGTCTCAGCCGCAGCTCCGAGCCCTGCCTGCCCGGGCCGAGCTCATCAACATCCACCACCTCATGGTGGAGCTCAAGAAGCACAAGCCCAACTTCTGA